One window of the Rhodococcus sovatensis genome contains the following:
- a CDS encoding excinuclease ABC subunit UvrA has product MTSPEALNTIVVRGARENNLHDIDLNLPKRTLIVFAGVSGSGKSSLVFDTIAAEAQRQINSTFTAFAQTFLPSYGRPDADLIANLSAVIIVDQKRLFGGPRSTVGTITDIGDWLRMLWSRGVKPSIGYANAFSFNDPAGMCPECDGLGEAKIVDIDELVDESKSLREGPFKHPDFEPGKWPYRVFADSGLFDLDVPIEQYSARERHIFFDAKPGEIEVVNAEAIMKSYEGIISRFRRSYLSKDADALKGKAKVAFDRIVTRGTCQSCGGTRYNETIRNATLEGLSLPDAFAMQVSDLADRIEGWTLKDLDTFSAEIVLQLRRLVDLGLGYLSLDRATSSLSGGESQRIKMVRHLGATLNDMLYVFDEPTTGLHPRDVHRLNDMLLALRDKGNTVLVVEHDPEVMAIADRVVEIGPGAGKAGGTVVFEGTYEQLRNADTRTGKALRRDGAALRTPRTPTDFLHITGADTHNLHNVSADIPLGVLTAVTGVAGSGKSSLIHGHLRSVAPDAVIIDQAPIRGSRRSSPATYSGLLDPIRAYFAKRTGQPASLFSPNSDGACPDCQGSGIIFTDLGFTEPVSSTCETCQGRRFRPGAMRHTVDDISIADVFEMSVEDAQGFFEVKKIRDILHRCSDVGLGYLSLGQNLSSLSGGERQRLKLATELIGSSSILVLDEPTTGLHPSDVSNLIALLSGMVAEGRSVIVIEHNLDVVAAADWVIDLGPDGGLGGGEVVFTGTVENLIHADTHTGTYLAKSLGG; this is encoded by the coding sequence ATGACCTCGCCGGAAGCTCTGAATACGATCGTCGTCCGAGGCGCACGAGAGAACAATCTGCACGACATCGACCTGAACCTTCCGAAACGGACACTCATCGTCTTCGCCGGTGTCTCCGGATCCGGCAAGTCTTCCCTGGTATTCGACACGATCGCGGCCGAAGCTCAACGCCAGATCAACTCGACGTTCACGGCGTTCGCGCAGACGTTCCTCCCGTCCTACGGTCGCCCTGACGCGGACCTCATCGCCAATCTGTCTGCGGTGATCATCGTCGACCAGAAGCGTCTGTTCGGTGGGCCGCGTTCGACCGTCGGCACCATCACCGACATCGGCGACTGGCTACGGATGCTGTGGTCTCGTGGGGTCAAGCCGTCGATCGGCTATGCCAACGCCTTCTCGTTCAACGACCCGGCAGGTATGTGCCCTGAGTGCGACGGACTCGGTGAGGCGAAGATCGTCGACATCGACGAGCTGGTCGACGAGTCGAAATCGCTGCGCGAGGGCCCCTTCAAGCATCCGGACTTCGAACCCGGCAAGTGGCCCTACCGCGTGTTCGCCGACTCCGGACTGTTCGACCTGGACGTCCCCATCGAGCAGTACTCGGCCCGCGAGCGACACATCTTCTTCGACGCGAAACCCGGCGAGATCGAGGTGGTCAACGCCGAGGCGATCATGAAGAGCTACGAGGGCATCATCTCGCGCTTCCGGCGCAGCTACCTCTCCAAGGACGCAGACGCACTGAAAGGCAAAGCCAAAGTCGCCTTCGACCGGATCGTCACCCGCGGAACCTGCCAGTCGTGCGGCGGCACTCGCTACAACGAGACGATTCGGAACGCCACTCTCGAGGGGCTTTCGCTGCCCGACGCCTTCGCCATGCAGGTCTCCGATCTCGCCGACCGTATCGAAGGATGGACACTGAAGGACCTGGACACGTTCAGCGCCGAAATTGTGCTGCAGCTCCGCAGACTCGTCGACCTCGGTCTCGGCTACCTCAGCCTGGACCGCGCAACCTCCTCGCTGTCCGGTGGTGAATCGCAGCGCATCAAGATGGTTCGCCATCTCGGCGCGACGCTCAACGACATGCTCTACGTGTTCGACGAACCCACGACCGGACTGCACCCTCGCGATGTGCATCGACTGAACGATATGTTGCTTGCGTTGCGAGACAAAGGAAACACGGTACTCGTCGTCGAGCATGATCCAGAGGTGATGGCGATCGCCGACCGCGTCGTCGAAATAGGTCCGGGCGCAGGAAAAGCCGGGGGCACCGTCGTGTTCGAGGGCACATACGAGCAGCTACGAAATGCGGACACCAGAACCGGCAAGGCCCTTCGACGCGACGGTGCTGCACTGCGAACGCCGCGTACACCCACGGATTTTCTGCACATCACCGGCGCCGACACTCACAATCTGCACAACGTCAGCGCGGACATACCGCTCGGTGTTCTGACGGCAGTCACCGGAGTCGCGGGCTCGGGCAAGTCCAGCCTGATCCACGGCCATCTACGTTCCGTGGCCCCGGATGCGGTGATCATCGATCAGGCCCCCATCCGCGGGTCTCGCCGCTCCTCCCCTGCGACCTACTCCGGTTTGCTGGATCCGATCCGCGCGTACTTCGCCAAGAGAACCGGTCAACCCGCGTCGTTGTTCTCGCCCAACTCCGACGGCGCATGCCCGGATTGCCAGGGCAGCGGCATCATCTTCACCGATCTGGGATTCACCGAGCCAGTATCGAGCACGTGTGAAACGTGCCAGGGCAGACGTTTTCGGCCGGGCGCCATGAGGCATACCGTCGACGACATCAGCATTGCGGACGTGTTCGAGATGTCTGTCGAGGACGCGCAGGGCTTCTTCGAAGTCAAGAAGATCCGTGACATCCTGCATCGCTGCTCGGACGTCGGACTCGGTTATCTTTCTCTGGGACAGAACCTTTCGTCATTGTCCGGTGGTGAACGGCAGCGACTGAAACTCGCCACCGAACTCATCGGTTCGTCGTCCATTCTGGTTCTCGACGAGCCGACCACCGGTTTGCACCCGTCGGATGTCTCGAACCTCATTGCCCTCTTGTCCGGCATGGTCGCCGAAGGCCGCAGCGTGATCGTGATCGAGCACAACCTCGATGTCGTCGCGGCGGCAGACTGGGTCATCGACCTCGGCCCCGACGGCGGCCTGGGCGGCGGCGAAGTTGTGTTCACGGGAACGGTCGAGAACTTGATACATGCCGATACGCACACGGGAACTTACCTGGCCAAGAGCCTGGGAGGCTGA
- a CDS encoding DUF2231 domain-containing protein — translation MSLPGVMNSLESASFLDKESDAVHRIIKPALDGSAIGGVLRGSFVGHPIHPALVNVTVGAWTSAVVLDLAGSEPTAARRLIGLGLASAPPTLATGWADWSTRGPRARRVGLIHAATNAAGLFLFLGSFLRRRTRTDAVAKGLAIAGLGAAGLGGVIGGHLAYSVTEDQSSVGAHRAE, via the coding sequence ATGAGCCTCCCCGGTGTGATGAACAGTCTCGAATCCGCGTCGTTCCTGGACAAGGAAAGCGACGCCGTCCACCGGATTATCAAACCCGCTCTCGACGGTAGTGCGATCGGCGGAGTACTACGCGGATCGTTCGTGGGGCATCCGATCCACCCGGCGCTGGTGAACGTCACGGTAGGTGCATGGACCAGCGCGGTCGTGCTCGACCTGGCAGGATCCGAGCCCACAGCCGCACGGCGCCTCATCGGCCTCGGTCTCGCATCGGCGCCGCCCACACTCGCAACCGGATGGGCCGATTGGTCGACGCGCGGCCCGCGGGCACGTCGAGTCGGGCTGATTCACGCAGCGACGAACGCTGCTGGACTCTTCCTGTTCCTGGGGTCCTTTCTGCGCCGACGGACGCGCACCGACGCAGTGGCGAAGGGCCTAGCGATAGCCGGTCTGGGCGCTGCCGGTCTCGGCGGCGTCATCGGCGGGCACCTCGCATACAGCGTCACCGAGGATCAGTCCTCCGTCGGCGCGCACCGAGCGGAGTAG
- a CDS encoding tellurium resistance protein, protein MAIDYTRKPSTPAAATPAAPTPASSGVSLSKVTLSKAAPSISLTKSGESQGSMRVNLNWSTGAAAPAPKKKGFLAKLAAASYGSGGVDLDLGCLYELADGSKGVIQALGNSFGAIDRAPFIALDGDDRSGTVTGGENMHINLARPDMFKRILIFAMIYDGAPNWAAVDGVVTLFPTSGPQVEVKLDSASNSARICAIALLESGKQGVTVTRQVEYIQGSQSDLDKKYGWGMKWAAGRK, encoded by the coding sequence ATGGCAATCGACTACACCCGCAAGCCTTCGACCCCCGCCGCCGCGACTCCTGCTGCCCCGACTCCTGCATCGTCGGGGGTAAGCCTGAGCAAGGTGACGCTGTCGAAGGCTGCCCCGTCGATCAGCCTCACCAAGTCCGGAGAATCCCAGGGTTCGATGCGCGTCAACCTGAACTGGTCGACTGGAGCAGCGGCACCTGCGCCGAAGAAGAAGGGATTCCTGGCGAAGTTGGCAGCGGCGTCGTACGGGTCGGGCGGCGTCGATCTCGACCTCGGCTGCCTCTACGAACTCGCCGACGGTTCCAAAGGCGTCATCCAGGCCCTCGGCAACAGCTTCGGTGCGATCGACCGCGCTCCGTTCATCGCGCTGGACGGCGACGACCGCTCCGGCACCGTCACGGGCGGCGAGAACATGCACATCAACCTCGCCCGACCCGACATGTTCAAGCGCATCCTCATTTTCGCGATGATCTACGACGGTGCACCCAACTGGGCCGCTGTCGATGGCGTCGTCACCCTGTTCCCCACGTCGGGACCACAGGTGGAGGTCAAGCTGGACTCGGCCAGCAACTCTGCGCGAATTTGCGCAATTGCGTTGCTGGAGAGCGGAAAGCAGGGCGTCACCGTCACTCGTCAGGTCGAGTACATCCAGGGCAGCCAGTCCGATCTGGACAAGAAGTACGGCTGGGGTATGAAGTGGGCGGCGGGGCGCAAGTAG
- a CDS encoding response regulator transcription factor yields MVTPSGQPFRVVIADDHTLFRDGLAALIESDPAFVVVAHCPDGISAIEVVTAQVPDVAVLDIEMPGPGAHAVVSAIRAQAPSVAVVILSMHQNPRTMRDLLDAGASAFLSKTVARDQLIAGLYSVLRSPDDVLLSSSRESVIAALKPSPHPLSPREVEIVKLVAEARTNGQIGSELGITESTVKRHLTNVFAKLGAVSRVDCIRKASARGIL; encoded by the coding sequence GTGGTGACGCCCAGCGGCCAGCCGTTCCGTGTCGTCATTGCCGACGACCACACGTTGTTTCGTGACGGGCTGGCAGCATTGATCGAATCGGATCCGGCATTCGTCGTCGTCGCTCACTGTCCCGATGGCATCAGCGCGATCGAGGTTGTCACTGCACAGGTTCCGGATGTCGCGGTGCTCGACATCGAAATGCCTGGCCCCGGAGCACATGCGGTGGTGAGCGCGATCCGCGCGCAGGCACCGTCCGTGGCCGTGGTGATTCTGTCGATGCACCAGAATCCACGCACCATGCGAGATCTGCTCGACGCGGGCGCATCGGCGTTCCTGTCGAAAACCGTTGCGCGCGATCAATTGATCGCCGGGCTCTACTCGGTGCTGCGCAGTCCCGACGACGTACTTCTGTCGTCGTCACGCGAGTCCGTCATCGCAGCGTTGAAGCCCTCGCCGCATCCGCTGTCGCCGCGGGAAGTCGAGATCGTCAAACTCGTCGCCGAGGCCAGAACGAACGGACAAATCGGCAGTGAGCTCGGCATCACCGAGTCGACAGTCAAGCGGCACCTGACGAATGTCTTCGCCAAGTTGGGCGCCGTGTCCCGAGTCGACTGCATCCGCAAGGCATCGGCCCGCGGCATCCTCTGA
- a CDS encoding sensor histidine kinase translates to MSVDSDRLVHSAVTAYRGLLIGSTVLSDEEVAGQLARQAESVVRAVVRALSSTDEDESVPDMSEQLGSERARSRIHPTQSLRAASLMFEALFPVLADAFQASGSPVSVVELGTALEREIQQRVAVGALPYVDYLLTRLLSSHHDERSRIARDLHDRIAHGMGVSLQQLDLFEHYRTRDQGRAEEHLAAARTSIVASVDMTRQLSADLWVTMPDDTLSGALAAYLDSTAPTDTRTSLVMLGEQPHLPDEVAAELYLLIREAVRNALIHARPTAIDIELIAEADLFRALIRDNGGGFDVDAVTSAKTVGGLASIRERAEMLGGRASITSIAGAGTTVEVQYPTATVAGQRW, encoded by the coding sequence GTGAGCGTCGATTCCGATCGCCTCGTCCACTCCGCTGTCACCGCGTACCGCGGGCTACTGATCGGCTCGACGGTTCTCTCCGACGAGGAGGTCGCAGGCCAACTCGCTCGGCAGGCCGAGAGTGTCGTGCGCGCTGTCGTTCGAGCGTTGTCGTCGACCGACGAGGACGAATCGGTCCCCGACATGAGCGAGCAGCTCGGTAGCGAGCGCGCACGGTCTCGCATTCACCCGACGCAGTCACTCCGCGCTGCGTCGCTGATGTTCGAGGCACTGTTCCCGGTTCTCGCCGACGCGTTCCAGGCGTCGGGATCACCGGTGTCCGTGGTCGAGCTGGGGACTGCACTCGAACGCGAAATCCAGCAGCGTGTGGCAGTCGGCGCGCTACCGTACGTCGACTATCTCCTGACCAGGCTTCTGTCCTCGCATCACGACGAGCGCAGCCGCATTGCCCGTGATCTGCACGATCGCATCGCTCACGGAATGGGTGTCTCGCTCCAACAACTCGATCTGTTCGAGCATTACAGAACTCGCGACCAGGGCCGGGCCGAGGAACATCTGGCCGCGGCACGCACGTCGATCGTGGCCAGCGTCGACATGACCCGTCAGTTGTCGGCGGACTTGTGGGTCACCATGCCCGACGACACCTTGAGCGGCGCGCTTGCCGCGTACCTCGACTCGACAGCTCCCACGGACACTCGTACCAGCCTGGTCATGCTCGGCGAGCAGCCGCACCTGCCCGACGAGGTGGCAGCGGAACTGTATCTGCTCATCCGAGAGGCGGTGCGCAACGCATTGATTCATGCGCGCCCCACTGCGATCGACATCGAACTCATCGCCGAAGCCGACCTGTTCCGTGCACTGATCAGGGACAACGGCGGCGGATTCGACGTCGACGCGGTCACCTCGGCCAAAACCGTCGGAGGACTCGCCTCTATCCGCGAACGAGCGGAGATGCTGGGTGGACGGGCATCGATCACCTCGATCGCCGGCGCCGGGACAACCGTCGAAGTGCAGTATCCAACGGCCACCGTCGCGGGTCAGCGGTGGTGA
- a CDS encoding serine hydrolase domain-containing protein: MPTGARRVLAMLCVLVTVGAIVALGSGTVRALADTQPAVLQEAVDGWASEIGAPGMTVQIVDSDGVVAQASTGVDGRGAPVDDATPFVWGSVSKQLTAATVRGLERDGFVDENARVVDVVPQARQILVDPAVTVGDLIFHTSGLPHDITGTDDWTRRESAADAVATMYEPDGVAARGTFRYSSLNYLLLQAVVEMATDGSFADALEREVLEPAGATTTITDPEDFERSVPPGHVPFFGSARSIDVGVDAAGLGYGYLAGSISDLGRYAAWRLAELQNGESSMAEVDTGHGTTYGNGLFHESIGGQDVWWHSGAVPGYYAYVAFVPGENVAMVLAANRYGEIEAERIAAVGRNVTTLVVDGSTSDLPGSMAPIVLGVLLGALALLIGWIVLSVYRVLTGRTKESSFAGAAIRVLIVVVGAGVTVIGVYVGVPMLVGATPTVMALWAPDVAVMFWVLLGAVCLTATLLVVSQVVGYGKSRRH; this comes from the coding sequence ATGCCCACGGGCGCACGGCGAGTGCTGGCGATGCTGTGCGTTCTGGTGACCGTCGGAGCAATCGTGGCCCTCGGCTCGGGGACCGTCCGGGCACTCGCGGACACTCAGCCTGCTGTCCTGCAGGAGGCCGTCGACGGGTGGGCGTCGGAGATCGGCGCGCCGGGAATGACGGTGCAGATCGTCGACTCCGACGGTGTCGTGGCGCAGGCGTCGACCGGTGTCGACGGACGTGGTGCACCCGTCGACGACGCCACCCCGTTCGTGTGGGGGTCGGTGTCCAAGCAGCTCACGGCGGCCACCGTCCGGGGACTCGAACGCGACGGCTTCGTCGACGAGAACGCACGCGTCGTCGATGTCGTCCCGCAGGCCCGGCAGATCCTTGTCGACCCAGCGGTCACCGTCGGCGATCTGATTTTCCACACCAGCGGACTTCCGCACGACATCACCGGCACCGACGACTGGACACGTCGGGAATCGGCGGCCGACGCGGTGGCCACGATGTACGAGCCCGACGGCGTCGCTGCCCGCGGCACGTTTCGCTACTCCAGCCTGAACTACCTGCTTCTGCAGGCCGTGGTCGAGATGGCCACGGACGGGTCCTTCGCCGACGCTCTCGAGCGGGAGGTGCTCGAACCCGCCGGCGCCACCACCACGATCACAGATCCTGAGGACTTCGAGCGAAGCGTCCCGCCCGGGCATGTGCCGTTCTTCGGCTCGGCGAGATCGATCGATGTCGGCGTCGACGCCGCGGGGCTCGGCTACGGCTACCTCGCCGGTTCGATCTCTGACTTGGGGCGCTATGCGGCCTGGCGGCTGGCCGAGCTGCAGAACGGCGAAAGCTCCATGGCCGAGGTGGATACGGGCCACGGAACGACGTATGGGAACGGGCTGTTCCACGAGAGCATCGGCGGACAGGACGTCTGGTGGCATTCGGGTGCTGTGCCCGGTTACTACGCCTACGTAGCGTTCGTACCGGGGGAGAACGTGGCAATGGTGTTGGCAGCCAACAGATACGGTGAGATCGAAGCCGAGCGAATCGCTGCCGTCGGGCGGAATGTGACGACCCTCGTCGTCGACGGATCGACCTCCGATCTGCCTGGATCGATGGCACCGATCGTGCTCGGTGTTCTGCTCGGTGCTCTCGCGCTGCTGATCGGTTGGATCGTCTTGTCGGTGTACCGCGTGCTGACCGGACGCACGAAAGAGAGCTCGTTCGCCGGCGCGGCCATCCGTGTGCTGATCGTCGTAGTCGGCGCAGGGGTAACAGTGATCGGTGTGTACGTCGGCGTGCCGATGCTCGTCGGGGCCACACCGACGGTGATGGCGCTCTGGGCTCCGGACGTCGCCGTGATGTTCTGGGTTCTGCTCGGTGCGGTCTGCCTTACCGCAACTCTTCTCGTCGTGAGCCAGGTCGTGGGCTACGGGAAGTCCCGACGGCACTGA
- a CDS encoding NADP-dependent isocitrate dehydrogenase gives MTDKQPTIIYTLTDEAPMLATHAFLPVIRAFADAADINVESSDISVANRILAEFPDYLTEDQRVTDNLAELGRLTQLPETNIIKLPNISASVPQLLAAVKELQDKGYAIPDFPGNPKTDEEREIRDRYTKCLGSAVNPVLREGNSDRRAPKAVKEFARKHPHSMTEWSMASRTHVAHMREGDFYHGEKSTVVNGDREIKMELLPADGEPIVLKEKVSLTDGDVIDSMFMSKKALLDFYEAEMQDAYETGVMLSLHVKATMMRVSHPIVFGHAVRVFYKDAFAKHNELFEELGVNVNNGLSDLYSKIEALPASKRDEIIEDLHKCHETRPELAMVDSARGISNFHSPSDVIVDASMPAMIRAGGKMWGADGRPKDTKAVNPESTFSRIYQEMVNFCKTNGQFDPTTMGTVPNVGLMAQKAEEYGSHDKTFEVPKAGIANITDIATGEVLLTQTVEEGDIWRLCIVKDAPIQDWVALAVRRARESGMPVVFWLDPYRPHENELIGKVRTYLKDHDTEGLDIQIMSQVRAIRYTMERLVRGLDTISATGNILRDYLTDLFPILELGTSAKMLSIVPLMAGGGLYETGAGGSAPKHVKQLIEENHLRWDSLGEYLALAVSLEDLGRKTGSTKTALLAKALDAATGKLLENSKGPSRSTGELDNRGSQFYLALYWAQELAAQTEDPELAQHFTELAKTLSDNEDTIVKELSEVQGGPVEIGGYYFPDPEATAAVMRPSKTFNDALAAAQK, from the coding sequence ATGACAGACAAGCAGCCAACCATCATCTACACATTGACCGACGAAGCGCCGATGCTCGCGACGCACGCGTTTCTTCCGGTTATCCGCGCGTTTGCCGATGCGGCCGATATCAACGTCGAGTCCAGTGACATCTCAGTTGCCAACCGGATACTTGCAGAATTCCCCGACTACCTCACCGAAGACCAGCGCGTCACGGACAACTTGGCCGAACTCGGCCGTCTGACGCAGCTCCCCGAAACCAACATCATCAAGCTCCCGAACATCAGTGCCTCGGTGCCGCAGTTGCTCGCTGCCGTCAAGGAGCTGCAGGACAAGGGCTACGCGATCCCCGACTTCCCCGGCAACCCCAAGACCGACGAAGAGCGCGAAATCCGCGACCGTTACACCAAGTGTCTGGGCAGTGCGGTCAACCCTGTACTGCGCGAGGGGAATTCGGATCGCCGCGCGCCGAAGGCCGTCAAGGAATTCGCCCGCAAGCACCCGCACAGCATGACCGAATGGTCGATGGCGTCCCGCACTCACGTCGCGCACATGCGCGAAGGCGATTTCTACCACGGCGAGAAGTCGACGGTCGTCAACGGTGACCGTGAGATCAAGATGGAACTGCTGCCCGCCGACGGCGAGCCGATCGTTCTCAAGGAGAAGGTGTCGCTTACCGACGGTGACGTCATCGACTCGATGTTCATGAGCAAGAAGGCGCTCCTCGATTTCTACGAGGCAGAGATGCAGGACGCCTATGAGACCGGCGTCATGCTCTCCCTACACGTCAAGGCGACGATGATGCGGGTGTCGCACCCGATCGTGTTCGGCCATGCTGTGCGCGTGTTCTACAAGGACGCGTTCGCCAAGCACAACGAGCTTTTCGAAGAGCTGGGCGTAAACGTCAACAACGGCCTGTCGGATCTGTACAGCAAGATCGAGGCGCTTCCGGCGTCCAAGCGCGACGAGATCATCGAAGACCTGCACAAGTGCCATGAGACTCGCCCGGAGCTGGCGATGGTCGACTCCGCACGCGGCATCTCGAACTTCCATTCGCCCAGCGACGTCATCGTCGATGCATCCATGCCTGCCATGATTCGCGCCGGCGGCAAGATGTGGGGTGCCGACGGTCGTCCCAAGGACACCAAGGCCGTCAACCCCGAGTCGACCTTCTCCCGGATCTACCAGGAGATGGTGAACTTCTGCAAGACCAACGGCCAGTTCGATCCGACGACGATGGGCACCGTCCCCAACGTCGGTCTCATGGCTCAGAAGGCAGAGGAGTACGGCTCGCACGACAAGACCTTCGAGGTGCCGAAGGCGGGCATCGCCAACATCACCGATATCGCGACCGGCGAGGTTCTGCTGACGCAGACCGTCGAAGAGGGCGACATCTGGCGTCTGTGCATCGTCAAGGATGCGCCGATTCAGGACTGGGTCGCACTGGCTGTGCGACGCGCACGCGAGTCGGGAATGCCGGTCGTCTTCTGGCTCGATCCGTACCGCCCGCACGAGAACGAACTGATCGGCAAGGTGCGCACGTACCTGAAGGATCACGACACCGAGGGCCTCGACATCCAGATCATGTCGCAGGTACGCGCAATTCGGTACACGATGGAGCGTCTGGTCCGCGGCCTCGACACCATCTCCGCAACCGGCAACATTCTTCGTGACTACCTCACCGACCTGTTCCCGATCCTCGAACTGGGCACCAGCGCGAAGATGCTCTCGATCGTGCCACTCATGGCAGGCGGCGGCCTGTACGAGACGGGTGCAGGCGGTTCTGCACCCAAGCATGTCAAGCAGCTCATCGAGGAGAACCACCTTCGGTGGGATTCGCTCGGTGAATACCTCGCTCTCGCAGTGAGTCTCGAAGATCTCGGTCGCAAAACCGGCAGCACCAAGACGGCTCTGCTCGCGAAGGCACTCGACGCCGCGACCGGCAAGCTGCTCGAGAACAGCAAGGGGCCGTCACGTTCGACCGGCGAACTCGACAACCGCGGAAGCCAGTTCTACCTTGCGCTCTACTGGGCGCAGGAGCTCGCCGCGCAGACCGAGGACCCGGAGCTCGCCCAGCACTTCACCGAGCTGGCAAAGACGTTGTCCGACAACGAAGACACCATCGTCAAGGAGCTCAGCGAGGTCCAGGGCGGACCCGTCGAAATCGGTGGGTACTACTTCCCTGACCCCGAGGCCACCGCAGCCGTCATGCGTCCGTCCAAGACGTTCAACGACGCGCTTGCCGCTGCGCAGAAGTAG
- a CDS encoding TetR/AcrR family transcriptional regulator, with protein MARRRGWGGTPPESDEEAARRIVATAVELISSTDGEVTIADVANSLGVIRQTVYRYFPTAEGLFRAAAIASVGAFLDRLTDHVHGIEDPAEAVIEAVIYTLGDVPRTPQLAIMLSGAHSHAEGVASDEAIIFGMTMIRRFDVDWEYHGYDEQGLHGLVEHQLRIMQSFFISPGNPPRNEHDLRRYLQRWLGPVVAPRHTATHPIPHA; from the coding sequence GTGGCACGTAGGCGCGGTTGGGGTGGGACACCTCCTGAGAGCGACGAAGAAGCCGCGCGGCGGATCGTTGCTACTGCGGTCGAGCTCATCAGCAGCACGGATGGCGAGGTCACCATCGCCGACGTCGCGAACTCTCTCGGTGTCATCCGGCAAACTGTCTACCGATACTTCCCTACCGCCGAGGGACTTTTTCGTGCCGCGGCTATCGCCTCCGTCGGCGCGTTCCTCGATCGCCTCACCGATCACGTGCATGGCATCGAAGATCCGGCCGAAGCCGTCATCGAAGCCGTCATCTACACACTCGGCGACGTTCCCAGAACTCCCCAACTGGCCATCATGCTTTCGGGCGCACACTCACACGCCGAGGGCGTCGCCTCGGACGAAGCCATTATTTTCGGCATGACCATGATCAGGCGCTTCGACGTCGACTGGGAATACCACGGCTACGACGAGCAAGGCCTGCACGGACTCGTCGAACATCAACTGCGAATAATGCAGTCGTTCTTCATCTCCCCGGGAAACCCGCCCCGCAACGAGCACGACCTTCGACGCTACTTGCAACGCTGGCTGGGGCCGGTCGTCGCTCCACGGCACACTGCGACACATCCAATTCCCCACGCCTAA
- a CDS encoding metal-dependent hydrolase → MTDLQPRKMDFGFEDEDVPFLWNPQNPAWSSMSNAVSFLAIGFEKMIVKAIIQSKSTMKDPRIVEEAMAFMRQEGHHSTAHRQHVKALIKQYPGLQNTLDAVLGEYDLLTEATPLNYRLAYTADLEATFTPVFKLMLDNEATLFAPGDDRVASLFLWHFVEEVEHRSSALIIFDALVGSEIYRMRMAPSIFAHVMKVIRIACAGFNQHVPLKDRKVDSLSMFASHRGKQKLFTFFAPYLSKGTMPRAFDGLPLSEQLAALSGAVRSQMPRHKPEHEKLPVFADEWFKRYDEGYDCTRWYTATRSDRSVGLGTI, encoded by the coding sequence ATGACTGATCTTCAGCCCCGGAAGATGGACTTCGGATTCGAGGACGAGGACGTCCCATTCCTGTGGAACCCGCAGAACCCGGCGTGGTCGAGCATGTCGAACGCGGTCTCTTTCCTGGCGATCGGTTTCGAGAAGATGATCGTGAAGGCGATTATCCAGTCAAAGTCGACGATGAAGGATCCTCGGATCGTGGAAGAAGCCATGGCCTTCATGCGTCAGGAGGGGCATCACTCGACCGCTCATCGGCAGCACGTGAAGGCACTGATCAAGCAGTATCCCGGGCTTCAGAACACCCTCGATGCGGTGCTCGGTGAGTACGACCTCCTCACCGAGGCGACCCCGTTGAACTATCGACTTGCCTATACGGCGGACCTCGAGGCGACGTTCACCCCAGTGTTCAAGCTGATGTTGGACAACGAAGCTACGTTGTTCGCGCCGGGTGACGACCGTGTCGCATCGCTGTTCCTCTGGCATTTCGTAGAGGAAGTCGAGCATCGCAGTTCTGCGCTCATCATCTTCGACGCGCTCGTGGGTAGCGAGATCTATCGAATGCGGATGGCGCCGTCGATTTTCGCCCACGTGATGAAGGTGATTCGGATCGCTTGTGCGGGATTCAACCAGCATGTGCCGCTCAAGGACCGCAAGGTCGATTCACTGTCGATGTTCGCTTCCCATCGGGGAAAGCAGAAGCTCTTCACATTCTTCGCGCCGTATCTGAGCAAAGGGACGATGCCGCGAGCGTTCGACGGCCTGCCTCTCAGTGAACAGTTGGCTGCCCTCTCGGGTGCCGTCCGGAGTCAGATGCCCCGGCACAAACCCGAGCACGAAAAGCTACCGGTGTTCGCCGACGAGTGGTTCAAGCGTTATGACGAGGGCTACGACTGCACGCGCTGGTACACCGCTACCCGTTCCGATCGATCGGTTGGGCTGGGGACCATCTGA